In Cinclus cinclus chromosome 13, bCinCin1.1, whole genome shotgun sequence, a genomic segment contains:
- the LOC134049080 gene encoding threonine--tRNA ligase 1, cytoplasmic-like, with translation MAAAAAEAAELRLARQERELRWLAAEVGRLKEPQDPLCSGSASPELQRLRAENEKLRYRLLHLRRSLAAELGRAAPAQPPAGGENVSNASPTDAVIQIKEEKTQENEAVNQHQDDLQCVPSFIEDRLKLYEVLKKEHDALLAYRAANQSKSIKITLTDGEVVEGESWRTTPYQLAVGISQVLASNAVIAKVNGELWDLDRPLEGDCTLELLTFDNEEAKAVYWHSSAHILGEAMEGYFGGCLCYGPPIENGFHYDMYIEDRSVSSTEFPLLENRCKNIIKEKQAFERLEVKKEILLDMFKYNKFKCRILNEKVKTPTTTVYRCGPLIDLCRGPHVRHTGKIKALKIIKSSSTYWEGKSDMETLQRIYGISFPDNKMMKEWEKDQEEAKNRDHRKIGKEQELFFFHDLSPGSCFFLPRGAFLYNTLMDFIRGEYRRRNFTEVVSPNVFNSKLWEASGHWQHYSENMFSFEIEKETFALKPMNCPGHCLMFAHRPRSWRELPLRLADFGVLHRNELSGTLSGLTRVRRFQQDDAHIFCTMEQIEEEIKGCLDFLKSVYAVFGFTFQLHLSTRPENYLGDAEIWDHAEKQLQNSLNNFGEQWNLNPGDGAFYGPKIDIKIKDAIGRYHQCATIQLDFQLPIRFNLTYVGKDGDDKKRPVIIHRAILGSVERMIAILAENHGGKWPFWLSPRQVMVVPVGPSSEQYAQQVCNQFFEAGFMSDVDLDQSSTLNKKIRNAQLAQYNFILVVGEKEKANNAVNVRTRDNKVHGEISVSSAIEKLKKFKISQIPNAEEEF, from the exons atggcggcggcggccgctgAGGCGGCGGAGCTGAGGCTGGCGCGGCAGGAGCGGGAGCTGCGCTGGCTGGCGGCGGAGGTCGGGCGGCTGAAGGAGCCGCAGGACCCGCTCTGCTCCGGCAGCGCCAGCCCCGAGCTGCAGCGGCTGCGGGCCGAGAACGAGAAGCTGCGCTACCGCCTGCTGCACCTGCGCCGCAGCCTGGCGGCCGAGCTGGGCCGGGCGGCGCCGGCGCAGCCCCCGGCCGGCGGAGAG AATGTCTCCAATGCAAGTCCAACTGATGCAGTGATTCaaattaaagaggaaaagacCCAAGAAAATGAAGCTGTGAACCAACACCAGGATGAT CTCCAGTGTGTGCCAAGCTTCATAGAAGACAGACTGAAGCTTTATGAAGTACTGAAAAAAGAACACGATGCTTTGCTGGCTTACAGAGCAGCCAACCAGAGCAAATCTATCAAAATTACCCTGACAGATGGAGAGGTGGTTGAAGGGGAATCTTGGAGAACCACGCCATATCAATTAGCTGTAGGAATTAG CCAAGTGTTGGCTTCAAATGCAGTCATAGCCAAAGTGAATGGTGAACTCTGGGACCTGGACCGTCCACTGGAGGGAGATTGTACTCTAGAGCTGCTCACCTTTGATAATGAAGAAGCCAAAGCT GTTTATTGGCATTCAAGTGCTCACATTCTTGGAGAGGCCATGGAAGGATATTTTGGGGGCTGCTTATGCTATGGACCACCAATTGAGAATGGATTTCATTATGACATGTATATTGAAGACAG AAGTGTATCTAGTACTGAATTTCCACTCCTAGAGAACCGTTGTAAAAATATCATAAAAGAGAAACAAGCTTTTGAAAGGCTGGAAGTCAAAAAGGAGATCCTGTTAGACATGTTTAAG TATAACAAGTTTAAGTGTCGTATCCTTAATGAGAAGGTGAAGACACCAACTACCACAGTATACAG ATGTGGTCCATTGATTGATCTCTGCAGGGGTCCACATGTGAGACACACTGGAAAAATTAAGgcacttaaaataattaag AGTTCCTCTACATATTGGGAAGGAAAATCTGACATGGAAACTCTGCAGAGAATATATGGAATATCCTTTCCTGATAACAAAATGATGAAGGAATGGGAAAAAGACCAGGAAGAAGCCAAAAACCGGGATCATAGGAAAATTGGAAAG GAGCAAgaactctttttctttcatgatcTGAGTCCCGGGAGCTGCTTTTTCCTCCCTAGAGGTGCCTTTCTTTATAACACACTCATGGATTTCATACGG GGGGAATATCGCAGGCGTAATTTTACTGAAGTTGTATCTCCGAACGTCTTCAACAGTAAACTCTGGGAAGCTTCAGGACATTGGCAGCACTACAGTGAAAATATGTTCTCTTTTGAGATTGAGAAGGAAACTTTTGCCCTTAAACCCATGAATTGTCCAGGACATTG CTTGATGTTTGCCCATCGTCCCCGGTCCTGGAGGGAATTGCCTCTTAGACTTGCAGATTTTGGAGTTCTTCACAGAAATGAACTCTCAGGCACTTTGAGTGGCTTGACTCGTGTAAGGCGCTTCCAACAAGATGATGCTCACATCTTTTGCACAATGgaacag attgaagaagaaattaaggGCTGTCTTGATTTCTTGAAGTCAGTGTATGCTGTCTTTGGCTTTACTTTTCAACTACATCTTTCTACAAGACCAGAAAATTATCTCGGAGATGCAGAGATCTGGGATCATGCAGAAAAg CAACTTCAAAACAGCTTGAATAACTTTGGAGAGCAATGGAATTTGAATCCAGGAGATGGAGCATTTTATGGTCCTAAG ATTGatattaaaatcaaagatgCAATTGGTAGGTACCATCAATGTGCTACCATCCAGCTTGACTTCCAGCTACCCATTCGGTTTAATCTTACTTATGTTGG taaggaTGGTGATGACAAGAAAAGGCCAGTAATTATTCACAGAGCTATTTTGGGATCTGTGGAGAGAATGATAGCTATTCTAGCAGAAAATCATGGAGGAAAATG GCCATTCTGGCTGTCTCCACGGCAGGTCATGGTTGTGCCTGTGGGTCCCTCCTCGGAACAATACGCCCAGCAG gtttgcAACCAATTTTTTGAAGCAGGATTTATGTCAGATGTGGATCTAGATCAAAGCTCCACATTAAACaagaaaattagaaatgcaCAGCTGGCtcaatataatttcattttag TggttggagaaaaggagaaagcaaaTAATGCTGTCAATGTACGAACAAGAGACAATAAAGTTCATGGAGAGATTTCAGTATCTTCTGCTATCGAAAAACTCAAGAAGTTTAAGATTTCACAAATACCAAATGCAGAAGAAGAATTCTGA
- the ADAL gene encoding adenosine deaminase-like protein isoform X3 has translation MSEYICFQMFQIIYQVTTRTEDILLITKDVIKEFADDGVKYLELRSTPREENSTGMTKRMYVENVLEGIKQCHEEGLDIDVRLLIAINRRDGPEVAKQTVKLAEEFLLSSDGVVVGLDLSGDPTAGHGQDFLEPLSEAKKAGLKLALHLSEIPNQEEETKILLGLPPDRIGHGTFLNSTAAGSEEIVSLVQQNHIPIEFCMTSNIKSQTVPSCDKHHFGYWYNMGHPSVLCTDDKGVFATDLSQEYELVAKTFNLTQSQMWDLSYESINYIFASNAVKSKLREQWCKLKPALFD, from the exons ATGAGTGAGTATAT atgttTTCAGATGTTTCAGATCATCTATCAGGTTACCACAAGGACTGAAGATATTTTACTg ATAACTAAAGATGTCATTAAAGAATTTGCTGATGATGGTGTCAAGTATCTGGAATTGAGAAGCActccaagagaagaaaattccaCAG GTATGACTAAAAGGATGTATGTTGAAAATGTACTTGAGGGTATAAAGCAGTGTCATGAAGAAGGCTTGGATATAGATGTAAG GCTGTTGATAGCAATAAACAGAAGAGATGGCCCAGAAGTTGCTAAGCAGACTGTTAAACTTGCTGAAGAGTTCCTGCTTTCCAGTGATGGGGTTGTAGTAGGACTTGACCTCAGTGGTGATCCCACT GCAGGACATGGTCAAGATTTTTTGGAACCGCtctcagaagcaaaaaaagcagGTCTAAAGCTGGCACTGCATCTTTCTGAG ATTCCAAATCAAGAAGAGGAGACCAAGATTCTACTGGGACTGCCTCCTGACAGAATTGGACATGGAACATTTCTCAATTCTACAGCAGCAGGTTCTGAAGAGATAGTGTCACTGGTTCAGCAGAATCATATACCTATTg aatTTTGCATGACATCAAACATAAAATCTCAGACAGTGCCTTCCTGTGACAAACACCATTTTGGATACTGGTACAACATGGGCCATCCTTCAGTGCTTTGT ACTGATGATAAAGGCGTCTTTGCAACTGATCTATCGCAAGAATATGAGCTGGTTGCAAAAACATTTAATCTGACTCAATCACAGATGTGGGATCTTTCCTACGAATCAATCAACTATATTTTTGCTTCAAATGCAGTAAAATCCAAGCTAAGAGAACAGTGGTGTAAGCTAAAGCCAGCTCTGTTTGATTAA
- the ADAL gene encoding adenosine deaminase-like protein isoform X2, producing MKKLMAQKPNLQIQNGMTVIDKGKKRTLDECFQMFQIIYQVTTRTEDILLITKDVIKEFADDGVKYLELRSTPREENSTGMTKRMYVENVLEGIKQCHEEGLDIDVRLLIAINRRDGPEVAKQTVKLAEEFLLSSDGVVVGLDLSGDPTAGHGQDFLEPLSEAKKAGLKLALHLSEIPNQEEETKILLGLPPDRIGHGTFLNSTAAGSEEIVSLVQQNHIPIEFCMTSNIKSQTVPSCDKHHFGYWYNMGHPSVLCTDDKGVFATDLSQEYELVAKTFNLTQSQMWDLSYESINYIFASNAVKSKLREQWCKLKPALFD from the exons ATGAAGAAACTCATGGCCCAGAAGCCAAACCTTCAGATCCAGAATGGAATGACTGTGATtgacaaaggaaagaaaagaaccTTAGATGA atgttTTCAGATGTTTCAGATCATCTATCAGGTTACCACAAGGACTGAAGATATTTTACTg ATAACTAAAGATGTCATTAAAGAATTTGCTGATGATGGTGTCAAGTATCTGGAATTGAGAAGCActccaagagaagaaaattccaCAG GTATGACTAAAAGGATGTATGTTGAAAATGTACTTGAGGGTATAAAGCAGTGTCATGAAGAAGGCTTGGATATAGATGTAAG GCTGTTGATAGCAATAAACAGAAGAGATGGCCCAGAAGTTGCTAAGCAGACTGTTAAACTTGCTGAAGAGTTCCTGCTTTCCAGTGATGGGGTTGTAGTAGGACTTGACCTCAGTGGTGATCCCACT GCAGGACATGGTCAAGATTTTTTGGAACCGCtctcagaagcaaaaaaagcagGTCTAAAGCTGGCACTGCATCTTTCTGAG ATTCCAAATCAAGAAGAGGAGACCAAGATTCTACTGGGACTGCCTCCTGACAGAATTGGACATGGAACATTTCTCAATTCTACAGCAGCAGGTTCTGAAGAGATAGTGTCACTGGTTCAGCAGAATCATATACCTATTg aatTTTGCATGACATCAAACATAAAATCTCAGACAGTGCCTTCCTGTGACAAACACCATTTTGGATACTGGTACAACATGGGCCATCCTTCAGTGCTTTGT ACTGATGATAAAGGCGTCTTTGCAACTGATCTATCGCAAGAATATGAGCTGGTTGCAAAAACATTTAATCTGACTCAATCACAGATGTGGGATCTTTCCTACGAATCAATCAACTATATTTTTGCTTCAAATGCAGTAAAATCCAAGCTAAGAGAACAGTGGTGTAAGCTAAAGCCAGCTCTGTTTGATTAA
- the ADAL gene encoding adenosine deaminase-like protein isoform X1 translates to MAAQRDRDRDRDRDRDGERELRFYRRLPKAELHAHLNGCISSATMKKLMAQKPNLQIQNGMTVIDKGKKRTLDECFQMFQIIYQVTTRTEDILLITKDVIKEFADDGVKYLELRSTPREENSTGMTKRMYVENVLEGIKQCHEEGLDIDVRLLIAINRRDGPEVAKQTVKLAEEFLLSSDGVVVGLDLSGDPTAGHGQDFLEPLSEAKKAGLKLALHLSEIPNQEEETKILLGLPPDRIGHGTFLNSTAAGSEEIVSLVQQNHIPIEFCMTSNIKSQTVPSCDKHHFGYWYNMGHPSVLCTDDKGVFATDLSQEYELVAKTFNLTQSQMWDLSYESINYIFASNAVKSKLREQWCKLKPALFD, encoded by the exons ATGGCGGCACAGCGGGACCGGGACCGCGACCGGGACCGCGACCGCGACGGCGAGCGGGAGCTGCGCTTCTACCGACGGCTGCCCAAAGCG gaACTCCATGCTCATTTGAATGGCTGTATCAGTTCTGCTACTATGAAGAAACTCATGGCCCAGAAGCCAAACCTTCAGATCCAGAATGGAATGACTGTGATtgacaaaggaaagaaaagaaccTTAGATGA atgttTTCAGATGTTTCAGATCATCTATCAGGTTACCACAAGGACTGAAGATATTTTACTg ATAACTAAAGATGTCATTAAAGAATTTGCTGATGATGGTGTCAAGTATCTGGAATTGAGAAGCActccaagagaagaaaattccaCAG GTATGACTAAAAGGATGTATGTTGAAAATGTACTTGAGGGTATAAAGCAGTGTCATGAAGAAGGCTTGGATATAGATGTAAG GCTGTTGATAGCAATAAACAGAAGAGATGGCCCAGAAGTTGCTAAGCAGACTGTTAAACTTGCTGAAGAGTTCCTGCTTTCCAGTGATGGGGTTGTAGTAGGACTTGACCTCAGTGGTGATCCCACT GCAGGACATGGTCAAGATTTTTTGGAACCGCtctcagaagcaaaaaaagcagGTCTAAAGCTGGCACTGCATCTTTCTGAG ATTCCAAATCAAGAAGAGGAGACCAAGATTCTACTGGGACTGCCTCCTGACAGAATTGGACATGGAACATTTCTCAATTCTACAGCAGCAGGTTCTGAAGAGATAGTGTCACTGGTTCAGCAGAATCATATACCTATTg aatTTTGCATGACATCAAACATAAAATCTCAGACAGTGCCTTCCTGTGACAAACACCATTTTGGATACTGGTACAACATGGGCCATCCTTCAGTGCTTTGT ACTGATGATAAAGGCGTCTTTGCAACTGATCTATCGCAAGAATATGAGCTGGTTGCAAAAACATTTAATCTGACTCAATCACAGATGTGGGATCTTTCCTACGAATCAATCAACTATATTTTTGCTTCAAATGCAGTAAAATCCAAGCTAAGAGAACAGTGGTGTAAGCTAAAGCCAGCTCTGTTTGATTAA
- the TM2D3 gene encoding TM2 domain-containing protein 3 isoform X2 codes for MAARRWRRALRGLCGAALFLSQLSVLSGRESTEIPPYLTNCPSNGLCSRLPPDCMTCNTNYSCIYGKTATFDCKVKPHVHCVDENNHEQENFTINMTCQFCWQLATSDYVCTNSTNCMTVSCPRQRYNATCTVRDHIHCLGNRVFPKMLYCNWTGGYKWSTALALSITLGGFGADRFYLGQWREGLGKLFSFGGLGIWTLIDVLLIGVGYVGPADGSLYI; via the exons ATGGCGGCGCGGCGGTGGCGGCGCGCCCTGCGCGGGCTCTGTGGGGCCGCTCTGTTCCTGTCGCAGCTCTCCGTCCTCTCGGGCCGCG AAAGTACAGAAATTCCACCTTACTTGACTAATTGTCCCAGCAACGGGCTTTGCAGTAGATTGCCACCAGACTGCATGACATGTAACACAAACTATTCCTGTATATATGGGAAGACGGCAACTTTTGATTGCAAAGTCAAGCCACATGTTCACTGTGTT GATGAGAATAACCACGAGCAGGAGAACTTTACAATTAACATGACGTGCCAGTTTTGCTGGCAGCTTGCCACAAGTGATTATGTCTGTACCAATTCCACAAACTGCATGACAGTTTCCTGCCCTCGCCAGCGATACAATGCAACTTGCACAGTCCGGGATCACATTCATTGTCTAG GTAATCGTGTCTTTCCTAAGATGCTCTATTGCAACTGGACTGGAGGTTATAAGTGGTCTACTGCCTTGGCTCTAAG CATCACCCTTGGTGGATTTGGTGCCGATCGTTTCTATTTGGGTCAGTGGCGGGAAGGTCTGGGAAAACTCTTCAGCTTCGGTGGACTTGGAATATGGACACTAATTGATGTGCTGCTAATAGGTGTTGGCTATGTGGGACCTGCAGATGGATCTCTCTACATTTAA
- the LARP6 gene encoding la-related protein 6, with product MAQPQPAEPGAGNAGPEPPAGSGPVQIRVAVQAAAEEDDEGEGAGGEPCPSCSEEDSGRCGRSSGGENDDDSDQNWKPPENDLIQKLIAQIEYYFSDENLEKDAFLLKHVRRNKMGYVSVKLLTSFKKVKHLTRDWRTTAYALKYSNTLELNDDNKKVRRNTPVPVFPSENVPTRMLLVYDIHLISELQALNKEENGCMQERIMEHLLKAFVTFGVISSVRILKPGRDLPPDIRRVSNRYTQLGTQECAIIEFEEVEAAVRAHDFMCAENRETSMKVVLIGMKPPKKKAPKDKNRDEDTSKSLKKTRSLNKRVEELQFAGDESSANSSSDPESNPTSPLSGRKRTTTNTTRNLSPVIHPTNHLSPNMSPRSSPWNSPSSLRKGTKKSPLAEDSKLNPSTSPEIPRKYIDYSSDSSITPSGSPWVQRRKAQTLTQEKSPVSSPMLAQKIQNADGLPVGVLRLPKGPDGTKGFHNGCERRKAVKGE from the exons ATGGCCCAGCCGCAGCCCGCCGAGCCCGGGGCCGGGAACGCCGGGCCGGAGCCGCCGGCGGGGAGCGGCCCCGTGCAGATCCGAGTGGCCGTCCAGGCGGCCGCCGAGGAGGACGACGAGGGGGAGGGGGCCGGCGGAGAGCCGTGCCCCAGCTGCAGCGAGGAGGACTCGGGGCGGTGCGGGCGCTCCAG tggtggggaaaatGATGATGACTCTGACCAGAACTGGAAACCACCAGAAAATGACCTGATCCAGAAATTAATAGCACAGATTGAATATTACTTCTCAGATGAGAACCTTGAGAAAGATGCTTTCCTTCTGAAGCATGTGAGAAGAAATAAGATGGGTTATGTCAGTGTTAAACTCCTCACTTCATTTAAGAAG GTGAAACACCTTACCCGTGACTGGAGAACCACAGCCTATGCACTGAAGTACTCGAACACTCTGGAGCTCAATGATGATAACAAAAAGGTTCGAAGAAATACTCCAGTTCCAGTGTTTCCAAGTGAAAATGTTCCCACCAGGATGCTACTGGTATATGATATCCACTTGATTTCTGAGCTGCAGGCCCTTAACAAAGAAGAAAACGGATGCATGCAAGAAAGGATAATGGAGCATCTTCTCAAAGCCTTTGTAACTTTTGGTGTCATTTCATCAGTTCGTATTCTTAAGCCTGGCAGGGATCTCCCACCTGATATCAGGAGGGTCAGCAATCGGTACACTCAGCTGGGAACCCAGGAATGTGCAATTATAgaatttgaagaagtagaagcTGCCGTACGTGCTCATGATTTCATGTGTGCTGAAAACAGAGAGACCAGCATGAAAGTTGTCCTAATAGGCATGAAACCACCAAAGAAAAAAGCTCCCAAAGACAAGAACCGTGATGAAGATACCAGCAAGAGCCTTAAGAAGACTCGATCCCTTAACAAGAGAGTTGAGGAACTTCAGTTTGCTGGTGATGAATCTTCAGCAAACAGCTCTTCTGACCCAGAGAGCAATCCTACATCACCGCTGTCAGGACGCAAACGTACCACAACAAATACTACGAGGAATTTGAGCCCTGTCATACACCCAACCAACCATTTGAGTCCTAATATGTCACCCAGATCAAGTCCTTGGAACAGTCCTTCTTCACTAAGAAAAGGAACCAAAAAATCTCCACTGGCTGAAGACAGCAAGCTTAACCCAAGCACTAGCCCTGAAATTCCAAGGAAATACATTGATTATTCCTCAGATAGCAGCATCACTCCTTCTGGGAGCCCCTGGgtgcagagaagaaaagcccaAACTCTGACACAAGAGAAGAGTCCTGTCAGCAGTCCCATGTTGgctcagaaaatacaaaatgcagATGGTCTCCCTGTAGGGGTGCTGAGGCTGCCTAAAGGTCCTGATGGCACCAAAGGATTCCACAATGGCTGTGAAAGAAGGAAGGCTGTGAAGGGTGAATAG
- the TM2D3 gene encoding TM2 domain-containing protein 3 isoform X1 → MAARRWRRALRGLCGAALFLSQLSVLSGRVGSLMTTKLSQPQSTLAKSLTSTSTNAPYFKVLESTEIPPYLTNCPSNGLCSRLPPDCMTCNTNYSCIYGKTATFDCKVKPHVHCVDENNHEQENFTINMTCQFCWQLATSDYVCTNSTNCMTVSCPRQRYNATCTVRDHIHCLGNRVFPKMLYCNWTGGYKWSTALALSITLGGFGADRFYLGQWREGLGKLFSFGGLGIWTLIDVLLIGVGYVGPADGSLYI, encoded by the exons ATGGCGGCGCGGCGGTGGCGGCGCGCCCTGCGCGGGCTCTGTGGGGCCGCTCTGTTCCTGTCGCAGCTCTCCGTCCTCTCGGGCCGCG TGGGATCTTTGATGACAACAAAGCTTTCACAGCCACAGTCCACACTAGCAAAAAGCCTAACTTCAACAAGCACAAATGCTCCCTATTTTAAAGTGTTAG AAAGTACAGAAATTCCACCTTACTTGACTAATTGTCCCAGCAACGGGCTTTGCAGTAGATTGCCACCAGACTGCATGACATGTAACACAAACTATTCCTGTATATATGGGAAGACGGCAACTTTTGATTGCAAAGTCAAGCCACATGTTCACTGTGTT GATGAGAATAACCACGAGCAGGAGAACTTTACAATTAACATGACGTGCCAGTTTTGCTGGCAGCTTGCCACAAGTGATTATGTCTGTACCAATTCCACAAACTGCATGACAGTTTCCTGCCCTCGCCAGCGATACAATGCAACTTGCACAGTCCGGGATCACATTCATTGTCTAG GTAATCGTGTCTTTCCTAAGATGCTCTATTGCAACTGGACTGGAGGTTATAAGTGGTCTACTGCCTTGGCTCTAAG CATCACCCTTGGTGGATTTGGTGCCGATCGTTTCTATTTGGGTCAGTGGCGGGAAGGTCTGGGAAAACTCTTCAGCTTCGGTGGACTTGGAATATGGACACTAATTGATGTGCTGCTAATAGGTGTTGGCTATGTGGGACCTGCAGATGGATCTCTCTACATTTAA